A genomic stretch from Onychostoma macrolepis isolate SWU-2019 chromosome 02, ASM1243209v1, whole genome shotgun sequence includes:
- the LOC131528200 gene encoding uncharacterized protein LOC131528200 has protein sequence MRTKTAVMTLGACCLFQLMLTKKRQAVTEIRQKAEEKNIRLLLQPLNQSLEKHSLDTKEPLHGNDTVKHPSQETTWASWFQKQMISQAHPPPNHSAHCHLSINCTHLFGILTLIRIPSQRCVLSPVSVPRSPAKQGYTPHQSTNCSIALDTHLPLPSTSVAANKVTCIQVAATSTCGPLSVKKWPTYKEILTNFTKLSAQKALA, from the exons ATGAGGACAAAAACAGCAGTCATGACGCTCGGCGCGTGCTG TCTGTTCCAGCTTATGCTGACAAAGAAAAGACAGGCAGTGACAGAGATCAGACAAAAGGCAGAGGAGAAAAACATAAGACTGCTGCTCCAGCCACTCAACCAGTCACTAGAGAAACACTCTCTGGATACCAAAGAGCCTCTCCATGGCAATGACACTGTGAAACATCCATCACAGGAGACTACTTGGGCATCATGGTTTCAGAAGCAGATG ATCAGCCAGGCTCATCCACCACCCAATCACAGCGCACACTGTCACCTGAGTATTAACTGCACGCACCTGTTTGGAATCCTCACTCTCATCAGGATTCCTTc TCAGAGGTGTGTGCTATCTCCAGTCTCCGTTCCACGATCTCCTGCGAAACAAGGTTATACTCCTCATCAATCCACGAACTGTTCCATTGCCCTTGATACTCACCTGCCATTACCATCCACCTCAGTTGCTGCTAATAAAGTTAcctgtatacag GTTGCTGCCACTAGCACTTGTGGCCCACTTTCTGTCAAGAAGTGGCCTACATACAAGGAGATTCTGACAAACTTTACAAAGCTGTCGGCACAAAAAGCTCTGGCCTAA